In the genome of Ciona intestinalis unplaced genomic scaffold, KH HT001085.1, whole genome shotgun sequence, one region contains:
- the LOC100176079 gene encoding uncharacterized protein LOC100176079 isoform X1 has protein sequence MYHETSAYQKHETPDYKYLRIFLGVGVVKLVVGCVSVLLGVWAEYIRINSAHSDYFEVYSPLWCAPFFIVAGGKGVNLSCKPSDKKMFTTMILAIVSGILGLVMYGFELVDSIQMDDVYFVLEDDHVALKILHGILTALGFLNFLFAKVLVAFCAVEYCKQRKKQRTYIESSRTPLLGYGDSCSRRSFDPNHIGVEAYPYTNYTSTRGQAGSYAGSIPFKSDA, from the exons ATGTATCATGAAACAAGCGCATACCAGAAACACGAGACGCCcgattataaatatttgcgAATATTCCTTGGAGTTGGg GTTGTTAAACTTGTGGTCGGTTGTGTCTCAGTGTTGCTTGGTGTTTGGGCTGAATACATTCGGATAAATTCCGCTCATTCTGATTACTTTGAAGTGTATTCCCCACTATGGTGCGCCCCGTTT tTCATTGTAGCGGGAGGCAAAGGTGTCAACCTTAGTTGTAAACCTAGTGAtaaaaag ATGTTTACAACTATGATCCTGGCCATTGTATCTGGTATACTGGGTTTAGTAATGTATGGCTTTGAATTGGTGGATTCAATACAAATGGATGATGTGTATTTTGTATTGGAGGATGACCAT GTAGCATTAAAGATACTTCATGGAATCCTGACAGCTTTGGGTTTTCTAAACTTCTTGTTTGCGAAAGTTCTTGTTGCGTTCTGTGCAGTGGAATATTGCAAACAAAGAAAGAag CAACGAACATACATCGAAAGTTCAAGGACACCTTTGCTTGGTTATGGTGATTCGTGTAGCAGAAGATCATTCG ATCCGAATCATATAGGTGTAGAGGCTTACCCATACACCAACTATACTTCAACGAGAGGCCAG GCGGGTTCCTATGCAGGAAGTATTCCATTCAAATCAGATGCATAA
- the LOC100176079 gene encoding uncharacterized protein LOC100176079 isoform X2: protein MYHETSAYQKHETPDYKYLRIFLGVGVVKLVVGCVSVLLGVWAEYIRINSAHSDYFEVYSPLWCAPFFIVAGGKGVNLSCKPSDKKMFTTMILAIVSGILGLVMYGFELVDSIQMDDVYFVLEDDHVALKILHGILTALGFLNFLFAKVLVAFCAVEYCKQRKKQRTYIESSRTPLLGYGDSCSRRSFGVEAYPYTNYTSTRGQAGSYAGSIPFKSDA, encoded by the exons ATGTATCATGAAACAAGCGCATACCAGAAACACGAGACGCCcgattataaatatttgcgAATATTCCTTGGAGTTGGg GTTGTTAAACTTGTGGTCGGTTGTGTCTCAGTGTTGCTTGGTGTTTGGGCTGAATACATTCGGATAAATTCCGCTCATTCTGATTACTTTGAAGTGTATTCCCCACTATGGTGCGCCCCGTTT tTCATTGTAGCGGGAGGCAAAGGTGTCAACCTTAGTTGTAAACCTAGTGAtaaaaag ATGTTTACAACTATGATCCTGGCCATTGTATCTGGTATACTGGGTTTAGTAATGTATGGCTTTGAATTGGTGGATTCAATACAAATGGATGATGTGTATTTTGTATTGGAGGATGACCAT GTAGCATTAAAGATACTTCATGGAATCCTGACAGCTTTGGGTTTTCTAAACTTCTTGTTTGCGAAAGTTCTTGTTGCGTTCTGTGCAGTGGAATATTGCAAACAAAGAAAGAag CAACGAACATACATCGAAAGTTCAAGGACACCTTTGCTTGGTTATGGTGATTCGTGTAGCAGAAGATCATTCG GTGTAGAGGCTTACCCATACACCAACTATACTTCAACGAGAGGCCAG GCGGGTTCCTATGCAGGAAGTATTCCATTCAAATCAGATGCATAA
- the LOC100181541 gene encoding uncharacterized protein LOC100181541, with protein sequence MEEGQPQIYLPQSVINPRIGRKYSKYYNLTGWSQILIGFLSILFASIALGLDSQNNFNILDTGSGIWCSVFFIGSGVLGILAGGQPEFTQINRAMFGAMASTIFGIMMFAIEIASAASYNPNLSIVSNPTVGGAITALHSILVLLAFSEVVVALSQLYYCYGIVYNKFYTGSAGRSNLYTTTGQLEQRIAEENTYDEIQISNISGANGINYQEGNDSVVLFY encoded by the exons ATGGAGGAAGGCCAGCCACAAATATATCTTCCCCAGTCAGTTATAAACCCAAGAATCGGCAGGAAATATTCAAAGTATTACAATCTTACTGGT TGGTCGCAAATATTAATCGGATTTCTCTCAATTCTCTTCGCTTCCATAGCCCTGGGGTTGGACAGTCAAAACAACTTCAACATTCTTGACACAGGGTCTGGGATATGGTGCAGCGTATTT TTTATTGGATCTGGAGTTTTGGGAATCTTAGCAGGAGGACAACCGGAGTTCACACAG ATAAATAGAGCAATGTTCGGCGCCATGGCATCCACCATCTTCGGTATCATGATGTTCGCCATTGAAATTGCTTCAGCAGCAAGCTACAATCCAAACCTGTCTATTGTTTCCAATCCTACGGTG GGAGGCGCAATTACCGCTCTTCATTCTATTCTCGTTCTACTCGCGTTTTCTGAGGTTGTTGTAGCGCTTTCTCAGTTATATTATTGCTATGGTATTGTATACAACAAGTTTTACACG GGTTCAGCGGGTAGGAGCAATCTATACACAACAACAGGCCAACTAGAACAAAGGATAGCTGAAGAAAACACATATGATG AAATTCAAATAAGCAATATCTCAGGCGCAAATGGTATAAACTACCAAGAAGGGAATGATTCGGTGGTGCTGTTTTACTAA
- the LOC100183914 gene encoding ADP-ribosylation factor 3, protein MGNQSSVDSKGGILKKLFSNKEVRILMVGLDCAGKTTILYNLKMGKVVRTIPTIGFNVETVEYKNLSFSVWDIGGQDKIRPLWRHYFYNVQGLIYVVDSNDRERIEEAREELHSLLAEEDLKDCKLLVFGNKQDLPNAMRMDEVREKLNLSSLVDRKWHMQMSCAVSGQGLYDGLTWLATQFKQKHGRKH, encoded by the exons ATGGGCAACCAATCAAGCGTTGATAGTAAAGGGGGGATACTGAAGAAGTTGTTCAGCAATAAAGAGGTTCGCATACTAATGGTAGGGCTGGATTGTGCGGGGAAGACAACGATACTTTACAACCTGAAGATGGGGAAAGTTGTTCGGACCATACCAACTATAG gttttaatGTTGAGACTGTGGAATACAAGAACCTGAGTTTCTCTGTGTGGGATATTGGTGGACAGGATAAGATACGACCACTGTGGAGACATTACTTCTATAATGTACAAG GTTTGATATACGTGGTGGACAGCAATGACAGGGAGAGAATCGAGGAGGCGAGAGAGGAACTTCACAGTTTGTTGGCTGAGGAAGATCTGAAGGATTGTAAACTACTCGTGTTCGGGAACAAACAA GACCTTCCTAATGCAATGCGAATGGATGAAGTTCGCGAGAAGTTAAATCTCTCATCTCTGGTTGATAGGAAGTGGCATATGCAAATGAGCTGTGCAGTGTCAGGACAAGGACTTTACGACGGGCTAACATGGCTCGCAACGCAGTTTAAACAGAAACACGGCCGAAAACATTAA